The following DNA comes from Arcobacter cloacae.
GTGTTAGAGATTTCTCTGAAGTTGAAAATGAAAAATATATTCACATAAAAAGATGTCGGTATGCTTTAGATGAACTAGGTGTTAATGAAAGTGGATTTGATGAAATGGATATAAACCTACTTGAACTACTTATTTCAAATAGAGGAAAGCCAATGGGTCTTTCTACAATTGCAGCAGCTCTTAGTGAAGACGAAGGAACAATTGAAGATGCAATTGAACCTTATTTACTTGCAAATGGTTATATAGAAAGAACTGCACGTGGAAGGGTTGCAAGTGTAAAGACCTATGAAATGTTTAGATTATCATACCCTCAAAGTATGAAACTTGATGATGAAACAAAACAAGGAAAACTATTTTGAAAACTAGCTATTTTTTAATTTCAATAGCAATTGTTACAATTTTTTTTATGATTGAACTTTTCAATCCTTTTTTAAAATCAATAACTGTTGCTATTTTATTAACAATTGCTACTAGCACGTTAACAATCTATTTAGAAAAAAGAGTTTCTAGTCGAATATTTGCAACTTCAGTTATGACAATAGGATTAGCTGCACTTTTTTTCTTACCTATTTTATATTGTATATTTTCATTCGCAAATTTTTTCAACCAATTAGAACAACAAAATTTAATCAAAAGTTTAAATGAAATAAAATCTTTTATAGAACAAACTTCTTCAGATTTTATTTTTTTAAATGAACTCTTCACAAATATTAGCTCAAGAATCGATATAGGGAAAGTTGTTCAAGATATATTCTCTTTTAGTGCTTATTTAGGTAAGAATTCATTAAAATTTATGGTTGATATGATTTTAATTTTAATATTTTTCTTCTTCTTTACTTTATATTCAACACCTATTTCAAGTTTTGTAAAAGATTTATTACCTTTAAAAAAAGAGGATTCAATTATATTATTTTATGAATCATCAAATGTTATGACTGTTGTTTTATACTCTATTTTAGTAACAGCTATACTAGAAGGTTTCTTATTTGGTTTTTTTGTATCATTTTTTGGTTATGATGGATTGTTATTTGGTGTATTATATGGATTTGCTTCACTAATTCCTGTAATTGGAGGAGTTATTATGTGGTTACCTATTGTAATTTATGAAGCTTCTACAAACTCTTTTTCTAATGCTATTATTATTGCTTTATACTCTATTATTGTGATTTCAATTATCGCTGATACTTTTGTAAAACCAATGATTATAAAATATATTAATAGAAGAATAATAAAAACTCCTACAAGTATAAATGAACTTTTAATTTTTTTCTCAATAGTCGCAGGTTTATCAACATTTGGTTTTTGGGGAATGATTATAGGTCCTGCAATGGTAACATTCTTTATATCAATTATGCATTTGTTAAAAAAATATAATGATGATTTTAAAGAAAATGCATCTTAATTTTTAGATGTATTCTCTTTAATAAATTTTTAACTATCTCCTCTTTCTCTTTCTCCACCATAAGAAGAGATTCCATAATCCAAATTCGCAACAGACTTAAACCCTAAATTCAACATTATTCTTTGACAGTATGCACTTCTGCTCCCACTATGACAATAGACAACTGTTGGAATATCTTTTTGATTATTAACTTGTTCTATTGCTTGATAAAATGATGTTGTAGGAATTAAATAATCTGTTCCTTTAATTCTTGAACCAACCCACTCCATCCATTCTCTTGTATCAACTAAATTAAATTTAATTACTCCTGCATTTCTTGCATCAATTAAAGCTTCTAATTCTGCTGAATTGATTTCTTCTTTTTGTAATAGCTTTTCACACTCAGTTTTATTTAAACCATCATGAGTTGCAACAGCATCATGTAAATGATTCTCTTTAATAATATTCTGTGCTTCTTCTTTTGTACAGAAAATTCCACAATGACATGAACCTTTTGATGGTATCTCTTTTGTTAAAGCTGGAACACATGGACAAAGTCTATTTTCACTTGTTTCTTGCTCTTGCGGTGTTTGCCCAATGACCATAAAACATGGACAAAATCTTTTTCCATAAATAATCTTATTTCTTGTTAATCCCATTTGAATTGATTCATTAACTTCATCATCAGGATTGTATGTTAGATTATGTTCTTCTAATACCTTGTCAGTAAATTGTTTTGTTAATTCAAATTCAATTTGAAATTCTTCACTATTTGTGTCAATTTTTCTTATCATTTATTATCCTAAAATTGTGTTTATTATTTTTGAGAAAATGTATCTAAATATAGTTTCTCAACTTTTTGTCTTGCCCAAGGGGTTTTTCTTAAAAATTTAAGGCTAGAATTTATTGAAGGCTCAAAATTAAAACATCTTATATTAATTTTATAGCCTAACTCTTCCCAACCATAATAGTCTACTAATTTATTTAAAATTGATTCTAATTTTACACCATGAAGTGGATTATTTGGATTGTTATTCAAAAAAATTCCTAAAAATAAAATAAGATGAAAGTCTAACATAAACAGACAATAAGATAGCTAAAAAGAGGATATTAAAATTTCAGAAAGAAGAGTAAAAAAAGGCTAAAAAAAAAGCTTCCTCCAAAAAGAACTAGTAGTAGTTCAAATAAGAAGAAGCTTTGTGTGTGTAAAAACTCAAAGCTGGCAGCGACCTACGTTTCCACCAGGGGACCCGGCAGTATTATCGGCGATGAAGTGCTTGACTTCCAGGTTCGGAATGGGACTGGGTATTTCCACTTCTCTGTAGCCACCAGCAAGTTGAGTATTAAATCTAATCCTGAATGCTTAATTATGAATTTTTAATTAAATCCTAATTAAGTAGTTAAACTTAACACTCAACTCAAACTAGAGTTAAGAAAAAATAATGTTAAAGTCTTCTGTTCTTTCCAAAAAAAGATACACAATTTGTAATTAAATATAAAATATATATATTTAATAAGATAGTAAACCAAAGAATTTGTAAATAAGCCAAACGTTCTATTAGTACTGGTCAGCTAAACGCCTTACAACGCTTACACATCCAGCCTATCAACCAGCTAGTCTTGCTGGGAACTTCAGGGAAAGTTAATCTTAGAGTTGGCTTCGAGCTTAGATGCTTTCAGCTCTTATCACATCCGTACGTAGCTACCCAACGATGCTCTTGGCAGAACAATTGGTACACCAGTGGTACGTTCATCCCGGTCCTCTCGTACTAGGGACAAATCTCTTCAACTTTCCTACGCCCACGGAAGATAGGGACCGAACTGTCTCACGACGTTCTGAACCCAGCTCGCGTACCGCTTTAAATGGCGAACAGCCATACCCTTGGGACCGACTTCAGCCCCAGGATGCGATGAGCCGACATCGAGGTGCCAAACCTCCCCGTCGATGTGAGCTCTTGGGGGAGATCAGCCTGTTATCCCCGGCGTACCTTTTATCCTTTGAGCGATGGCCCTTCCACGCAGAACCACCGGATCACTATGACCGACTTTCGTCTCTGTTCGACTTGTATGTCTCACAGTCAAGCTAGTTTATGCCATTATACTCAACAAGCGATTTCCATCCGCTTTGAACTAACCTTTGTAAGCCTCCGTTACTTTTTAGGAGGCGACCGCCCCAGTCAAACTACCCACCAGACATTGTCCTGAACGAGGTTGACTCGTCGCAGTTAGTAACTCAAATATTCAAGGGTGGTATCTCAAGGATGGCTCCGCTAGTACTTGCGTCCTAGCATCATAGCCTCCCACCTATCCTGCACATGAATATCCAAGCTACAGTGTCAAGCTGTAGTAAAGGTGCACGGGGTCTTTCCGTCTTTCCGCGGGTAGGAGGAATTTTCACCTCCACTACAATTTCACTGGATCCCTGGTTGAGACAGCTCCCATCTCGTTACGCCATTCATGCAGGTCGGTATTTAACCGACAAGGAATTTCGCTACCTTAGGACCGTTATAGTTACGGCCGCCGTTTACTCGGGCTTCAATCAAATGCTTTGCTTGCGCTGACATCATCAGTTAACCTTCGAGCACCGGGCAGGCGTCACACCTTATACATCCACTTACGTGTTAGCAAAGTGCTGTGTTTTTGGTAAACAGTCGGGAGGGACTCTTTGTTGCAACCTCTCTAGCTTTTTGGAGCAAGTCCATATACCAAAGTAGGCACACCTTATACCGAAGATACGGTGCTAGTTTGCAGAGTTCCTTAACCAGGGTTCTTCCACGCGCCTTAGAATACTCATCCCACCCACCTGTGTCGGTTTACGGTACGGGCAACATACAATATACTTAGTGGCTTTTCTTGGCACGACAGTATCATCGATTCTCCATCTCCTCCGAAGAGTGTCAAGAGCCTGTAAGATCTCGGCCTATTGCAACCCGGATTTGCCTAAGTTACAGCCTACGTCCTTCGACCCACTATTCCATCAGTGAGCTCGATTAACTCTATGCGTCCCCACATCGCGCTTATATGTTGGTATTGAAATATTAATCAATTTGCCATCGTCTACCCCTTTCGGACTCGACTTAGGTCCCGACTAACCCTACGATGACGAGCATCGCGTAGGAAACCTTGGGTTTTCGGCGTTGAGGATTCTCACCTCAATTATCGCTACTCATGCCTGCATGCTCACTTCTATCCGCTCCAACGCTCCTTACCGGTACATCTTCTACGCTGAATAGAACGCTCTCCTACCACTCAATTAAAAATT
Coding sequences within:
- a CDS encoding AI-2E family transporter codes for the protein MKTSYFLISIAIVTIFFMIELFNPFLKSITVAILLTIATSTLTIYLEKRVSSRIFATSVMTIGLAALFFLPILYCIFSFANFFNQLEQQNLIKSLNEIKSFIEQTSSDFIFLNELFTNISSRIDIGKVVQDIFSFSAYLGKNSLKFMVDMILILIFFFFFTLYSTPISSFVKDLLPLKKEDSIILFYESSNVMTVVLYSILVTAILEGFLFGFFVSFFGYDGLLFGVLYGFASLIPVIGGVIMWLPIVIYEASTNSFSNAIIIALYSIIVISIIADTFVKPMIIKYINRRIIKTPTSINELLIFFSIVAGLSTFGFWGMIIGPAMVTFFISIMHLLKKYNDDFKENAS
- a CDS encoding ferredoxin-thioredoxin reductase catalytic domain-containing protein, giving the protein MIRKIDTNSEEFQIEFELTKQFTDKVLEEHNLTYNPDDEVNESIQMGLTRNKIIYGKRFCPCFMVIGQTPQEQETSENRLCPCVPALTKEIPSKGSCHCGIFCTKEEAQNIIKENHLHDAVATHDGLNKTECEKLLQKEEINSAELEALIDARNAGVIKFNLVDTREWMEWVGSRIKGTDYLIPTTSFYQAIEQVNNQKDIPTVVYCHSGSRSAYCQRIMLNLGFKSVANLDYGISSYGGERERGDS
- a CDS encoding VF530 family DNA-binding protein, giving the protein MNNNPNNPLHGVKLESILNKLVDYYGWEELGYKINIRCFNFEPSINSSLKFLRKTPWARQKVEKLYLDTFSQK